DNA from Paenibacillus sp.:
ATCATACCGTGGAGAGCCAAGTTAAAGCGCTATTCGAACGAGTCGATCGGGAGCAGGAGGGCAGGCTGGACATTCTCGTGAACGATGTCTGGGGATGCGAGAGCTTGATCGAATTCGGGCGCCCGTTCTGGGAGCAGCCGCTGTCGAACGGCCTCACGATGCAGCAGCGCGCCGTCGTTTCACATTTGATCACGAACTACTACGGCGTGCCGCTCATGGTGAAGCGGCGCCGCGGCCTCGTCATCGAAGTGACGGACGGCGTCGACTACAGCTACCGCGGCATGCTGTATTACAGCATGGCTAAGGTCGCGAATATCCATTTGGCCGCCGCGCTCGCGGAGGAGCTGCGCCCGTACGGCGTGGCGGCGCTGTCGCTGACGCCCGGCTTTCTGCGCTCCGAGCAGATGCTCGACCATTTCGGCGTCACGAAGGACAACTGGCGCGACGCCGCGGCGAAAGATCCGCACTTCCTCGCCTCGGAAACGCCCGCATACATCGGCGCGGCGGTCGTCGCGCTCGCGAGCGATCCCGGCATCTTCGCGAAGTCGGGGCAGGCGTACAGCACGTGGCGCTG
Protein-coding regions in this window:
- a CDS encoding SDR family oxidoreductase, whose translation is MNKPLEGQVAVVAGATRGAGRGIAVKLGEAGATVYVTGRTTRDSRSDVGRGETIDETAELVTAAGGVGIAVRTDHTVESQVKALFERVDREQEGRLDILVNDVWGCESLIEFGRPFWEQPLSNGLTMQQRAVVSHLITNYYGVPLMVKRRRGLVIEVTDGVDYSYRGMLYYSMAKVANIHLAAALAEELRPYGVAALSLTPGFLRSEQMLDHFGVTKDNWRDAAAKDPHFLASETPAYIGAAVVALASDPGIFAKSGQAYSTWRCADEYGIRDEDGTQPHWGSYYAGIQHS